A single window of Nasonia vitripennis strain AsymCx chromosome 4, Nvit_psr_1.1, whole genome shotgun sequence DNA harbors:
- the LOC103316506 gene encoding uncharacterized protein LOC103316506 encodes MYEMKLSATARAFGVYRVPTGLSIDANICDENKKNFMGIILDFIGIRECPPKKGVYSNEDFMPEVPSFAVYALHNVHLCVDAVLYGKPDIMLMKLKIFLKIN; translated from the exons ATGTATGAG ATGAAATTGTCAGCCACCGCTCGCGCTTTTGGTGTCTACAGAGTACCGACTGGTCTTTCGATCGATGCAAACATTTGTGACGAgaataaaaagaattttatgGGTATCATATTAGATTTCATTGGCATTAGGGAATGTCCTCCAAAAAAG GGTGTTTACTCAAATGAAGATTTTATGCCAGAGGTACCTTCATTTGCAGTTTACGCGCTGCATAATGTGCATCTCTGTGTCGATGCAGTCCTCTACGGAAAGCCAGATATTATGCTaatgaaactgaaaatttttctcaaaataaacTAA
- the LOC100115634 gene encoding frizzled-4 isoform X3: protein MKERVAVSRRFFSRISSTTKLRCPLAKLMPLVHYNCSRHLRFFLCSVFAPVCSEHVAMQIPACKPLCLSVRRDCENTLKDLTLPWPHMLDCDRFPDSGNTLCVQPPPEENLPAQDVTSLASPSSSSSEAQPDQEQQQSSVDKEEDEDEEGEDSDADKQKAQWPLVHPMQPRPLPPRANLHQKCPAHFVETPYVDVVSFSHYPIRAFMLVTSCVPRCGEDAYYRAEDKRFAERWMTGWAWLCFLSTLFTLLTFWVEPSRFRYPERPIVFLALCYNLLSVAYIIRGAVGPESISCASQDDGPSYVPVNDGLRSVACTIWWLCRYYLGLASSLWWTILCGCWLLSARNEWSSEALHNIAAYLHAAAWGLPVLLTGGTLISRNISADELTGLCQVSDESTLWLEVFPNASLLLLGCFLAAVAGSALVRVRRAVRLAGRSATKLERLMTRLGVFAILYALPAFGSLACALREAHVRPRWRTLALLAALDCRSSQNCVPGPSSYRAAAGLEVALLRLFLSLVIGVTSGMWVWSGKTCRAWSRILAAPSKPARPAVLQQSGVTQQLHPAGQPFDGYKVDAVNIA from the exons CTGGCGAAGCTGATGCCGCTGGTCCACTACAACTGCTCGCGGCACCTGAGGTTCTTCCTCTGCTCGGTCTTCGCTCCAGTCTGCTCGGAGCACGTGGCCATGCAGATACCGGCCTGCAAGCCCCTCTGCCTCTCCGTAAGGCGCGACTGCGAGAACACGCTCAAGGACCTCACCCTGCCTTGGCCTCACATGCTGGACTGCGATCGCTTTCCCGACAGTG GTAACACGCTGTGCGTTCAGCCGCCACCGGAAGAGAACCTCCCGGCACAGGACGTCACATCGCTCGCGTCGCcctcctcgtcctcctcgGAAGCCCAGCCAGATCAGGAACAGCAGCAGTCCAGTGTAGATAAGGAGGAGGACGAAGACGAAGAGGGGGAAGACAGCGACGCCGACAAGCAGAAGGCGCAGTGGCCTCTGGTGCACCCGATGCAACCGAGGCCACTGCCGCCCAGGGCTAATCTCCACCAGAAGTGCCCGGCGCACTTCGTCGAGACGCCCTATGTCGACGTTGTGAGTTTTTCACATTATCCCATACGCGCGTTCATGCTTGTG ACCTCCTGCGTGCCCCGTTGCGGCGAGGACGCCTACTACCGCGCGGAGGACAAGCGGTTCGCCGAGCGCTGGATGACCGGATGGGCTTGGCTTTGCTTCCTCTCGACGCTCTTCACGCTGCTCACCTTCTGGGTCGAGCCGTCGCGTTTCCGTTATCCCGAGCGGCCCATCGTCTTCCTGGCGCTATGTTACAACCTCCTCTCCGTGGCCTACATCATACGCGGCGCCGTCGGGCCCGAGAGTATCAGCTGTGCCAGTCAGGACGACGGACCCAGCTACGTTCCG GTGAACGACGGTCTGCGAAGTGTGGCCTGCACGATCTGGTGGCTCTGCCGCTACTACCTCGGCCTGGCGAGTAGCCTCTGGTGGACGATCCTCTGCGGTTGCTGGCTGCTCTCGGCACGCAACGAGTGGAGCAGCGAAGCCCTGCACAACATCGCGGCTTATTTGCACGCCGCTGCCTGGGGTCTACCCGTCCTGCTCACCGGAG GAACGCTCATCTCCAGGAACATCTCGGCCGACGAACTCACAGGGCTCTGCCAGGTCTCTGACGAGTCGACCCTCTGGCTCGAGGTCTTCCCGAACGCGTCTCTCCTATTGCTGGGCTGCTTCCTGGCAGCCGTCGCCGGTTCGGCTCTCGTCCGAGTTCGAAGAGCTGTTCGCTTGGCCGGCCGCAGCGCAACGAAACTGGAACGCTTGATGACTCGTCTGGGAGTGTTCGCGATCCTGTACGCGCTGCCAGCCTTTGGCAGTCTTGCCTGTGCTTTGCGAGAGGCCCACGTCAGGCCCCGATGGAGGACCCTCGCTCTTCTCGCGGCACTCGACTGTCGCTCGTCTCAGAACTGCGTTCCTGGACCGAGCAGTTACAGAGCTGCTGCAGGACTCGAGGTCGCGTTGCTCAGGCTCTTCCTGTCACTGGTCATCGGTGTCACCAGCGGCATGTGGGTCTGGTCGGGGAAGACATGCAGAGCCTGGAGTAGAATTCTGGCGGCGCCCAGCAAACCAGCCAGACCTGCAGTTCTACAGCAGAGCGGAGTCACGCAGCAGCTGCATCCGGCTGGGCAACCGTTCGATGGTTATAAAGTAGACGCTGTCAATATCGCGTAA
- the LOC100115590 gene encoding ribokinase encodes MSNTIAVVGSCMIDFITYSSRLPKIGETLIGNKYEQGFGGKGANQCVTAARLGASTVFVTSLGSDSLGKEYLEKLKTENVDVTHVKLQNNIHSGIAQIIVTETGENVIVIVPGANALLSPKDVVEAKEKIQAASVLVCQFEASLEATLEALKLYKGHGISIVNGAPAVKSVHPDILKLADIFCVNETEAELITGIDHLMLKNAQDAVDKLFSLGCNTVIITFGAQGAIHASQSQKKFVHTPAEVVKAVDTTGAGDAFIGALAYFLAYHKDLPLEESIKRANKIAAQSVLKSGTQTSLPYRKDIPATLFE; translated from the exons ATGTCTAATACAATTGCTGTGGTTGGATCTTGCATGATTGACTTCATCAC ATATTCATCTCGTTTGCCAAAAATTGGAGAAACTTTAATTGGAAACAAGTATGAGCAAGGGTTTGGTGGAAAAGGAGCAAATCAATGTGTGACTGCAGCTAGACTGGGAGCATCCACAGTATTTGTTACTTCA TTGGGATCAGATTCACTTGGAAAAGAATATTTAGAGAAACTAAAAACAGAGAATGTTGATGTTACTCatgtaaaattacaaaataatattcattCTGGTATTGCTCAAATCATAGTTACAGAAACAG gAGAAAATGTGATAGTGATTGTCCCGGGAGCCAATGCACTCTTATCTCCAAAAGACGTAGTGGAGGCCAAGGAGAAAATTCAAGCTGCATCTGTACTCGTTTGTCAGTTTGAAGCATCATTAGAAGCTACATTAGAAGCATTAAAACTATACAAAGGACATGGTATATCAATTGTTAATGGTGCACCAGCTGTGAAAAGTGTCCATccagatattttaaaattagctGACATATTTTGTGTCAACGAAACAGAA GCAGAACTTATAACTGGAATAGATCACTTGATGTTGAAGAATGCTCAAGATGCTGTGGACAAATTGTTCTCCCTAGGCTGCAATACagttattattacatttggAGCCCAAGGAGCCATTCATGCATCTCAGAGCCAGAAGAAATTTGTACATACACCAGCGGAGGTTGTAAAGGCTGTTGATACTACT GGAGCTGGAGATGCTTTCATAGGAGCACTTGCTTACTTCTTAGCATACCACAAAGATCTTCCATTAGAAGAGTCCATAAAAAGGGCAAATAAAATAGCCGCACAGAGTGTTTTGAAATCAGGAACACAAACCAGTTTGCCGTACAGGAAGGATATTCCAGCTACACTTTTTGAATGA
- the LOC100115548 gene encoding ribonucleases P/MRP protein subunit POP1 yields MSEKQQFDEFLGGSEKLPRDAHVIKLATARASEIAAMNYKLDHPSQTKLIFQKLPVHMRRRVMSHNAKRMPRKLRNGHLSQMIKSGLPPKTKRPSRKYRRRPKNLLLEYNRRQRNKFWLETHIWHAKRFKMIEKWGFKLADHSNDRCFRASYRAVTNHCLIQDISYYTCLEIEGPVDMLKEKLKMHCNPNEVTFAAKAYISGEREGTVMFYKKNGYPSDPIGYVHFLWKPNNPDTKAIWIWVHPAFYSEVLDEITSNFNFELHESKGHIDIESEASQEKMKNEEKEIVAPALKIFMTTKIPTYSNPEGCKLTILRNCLNRFRLCGPLALSILTDAFKLPNINSRNNTLGIDAIIIDDEEIVEKQDSEEKKDEWQMDVDTNDKSDHSIDTWFHTYYESQDNMEVFKIQRDVYNNFRSLNYASQLPPNMVLALTVLDPRFFLPHKRTKSVQSSEVGGGIPMPPTSSNKSPLWDLNVRNYVTRNCISATAIHKLRSQNLVPGVENDQFFNEDIMHKIPILLIQKPGDSHNSLDFGSGIDIVFPTGWAVPFWLALIMRCARPGGLRESKSIAYESSNLNVPTINHPDTKAYRVEAEEEKLRLTQKYFKLPPNKRTNYIKFGISSPFFCEWNMLVKEWTGVDTFYVLRDYKILSILGTKLCQDLERKRKIAKKEGQEDRSSQDVENFIENKNCLVPVRVTAGSKGLSKDFSIICLPTEEDLAKYKEDKKWCGPVESFKVDPNEEKRKTLRKEHIASLKRLRKQRVRAKKKIENEGCNMPIENTEEVKHFNKLRDLVKKKLGDSNKTLIDNQAQMMSSLYLPKCTGVRHSCDREVIGYVTQGGFSLSEAKGVGLGYIVLLPAINLIKEKTNMVLTRNPTTRKYRICKIEILY; encoded by the exons ATGTCGGAGAAACAGCAGTTTGACGAGTTCTTGGGTGGCTCGGAAAAATTGCCCAGAGATGCTCACGTTATCAAACTTGCTACGGCTAGAGCCAGTGAAATAGCCGCTATGAACTATAAATTag atcatCCCTCGCAGACAAAGCTGATATTTCAAAAGCTCCCTGTACACATGCGTCGCAGAGTGATGTCCCACAATGCCAAGCGTATGCCAAGAAAGTTGAGAAATGGACACTTGAGTCAGATGATCAAGTCTGGCCTGCCACCCAAAACCAAAAGACCATCCAGAAAGTATCGCAGAAGACCTAAGAATTTACTTTTGGAATACAACAGAAGACAGAGAAACAAGTTTTGGCTTGAAACTCACATCTGGCATGCCAAGCGTTTTAAGATGATTGAGAAATGGGGATTCAAATTGGCAGACCACTCAAACGATAGGTGCTTCAGGGCAAGTTACAGAGCTGTTACAAATCATTGCTTGATTCAGGATATCTCTTATTACACATGTTTAGAAATTGAAGGTCCTGTAGACATGCTCAAAGAAAAACTGAAGATGCACTGCAACCCAAATGAAGTGACATTTGCTGCCAAAGCTTACATTAGTGGGGAGAGAGAAGGTACTGTAATGTTCTATAAGAAAAATGGATATCCATCGGATCCTATCGGatatgtgcattttttgtgGAAACCTAACAATCCTGATACTAAAGCCATTTGGATTTGGGTACACCCTGCATTTTACAGTGAGGTACTGGATGAAATCACCTCtaactttaattttgaattacaCGAAAGTAAAGGTCACATTGATATCGAGAGTGAAGCAAGTCaagagaaaatgaaaaacgaagaaaaagaaatagttGCTCCAGCTTTGAAAATCTTTATGACAACTAAAATTCCAACTTACAGTAATCCAGAAGGATGCAAGTTAACAATACTAAGGAATTGTTTGAACAGATTTCGGCTGTGTGGCCCTTTGGCTCTTAGTATATTGACAGATGCATTCAAGTTACCGAATATCAATTCAAGAAACAACACTTTAGGAATTGATGCAATAATTATAGATGATGAAGAAATTGTTGAAAAACAAGATTCTGAAGAGAAAAAGGATGAATGGCAAATGGATGTGGATACCAATGATAAATCTGATCACTCAATTGATACCTGGTTTCATACCTATTATGAATCACAAGATAATATGGAAGTATTTAAAATTCAGAGAGatgtttacaataattttagaaGTTTAAATTACGCAAGTCAATTACCGCCAAACATGGTACTTGCATTAACAGTTTTAGATCCAAGATTTTTCTTACCTCACAAAAGAACAAAGTCTGTTCAAAGCTCAGAAGTAGGAGGAGGAATTCCAATGCCTCCAACTTCATCTAATAAGAGTCCCCTGTGGGATCTGAATGTTCGAAACTATGTCACCAGAAACTGTATATCAGCGACAGCTATTCATAAACTAAGAAGCCAAAATCTAGTCCCTGGTGTTGAGAATgatcaatttttcaatgaaGATATCATGCACAAAATACCAATACTTTTGATTCAGAAACCTGGTGATTCTCACAATAGCCTTGATTTTGGATCTGGAATTGACATTGTTTTCCCAACTGGTTGGGCTGTACCATTCTGGTTGGCTCTTATTATGCGGTGTGCTAGACCTGGAGGATTAAGAGAATCCAAGTCAATAGCTTATGAAAGTTCAAATCTCAATGTTCCAACCATAAATCATCCAGATACAAAAGCTTATAGAGTTGAAGCTGAGGAGGAAAAATTAAGACTGacccaaaaatatttcaaattacCTCCAAACAAACGCACCAATTACATTAAATTTGGAATCAGCAGTCCTTTCTTTTGTGAATGGAACATGCTTGTGAAAGAATGGACTGGTGTAGATACTTTTTACGTTTTGAGAGATTACAAAATTCTTTCAATACTTGGCACAAAACTATGTCAAGATTTagagaggaaaagaaaaattgcaaaGAAAGAAGGACAGGAAGACAGATCATCACAGGatgtagaaaattttattgaaaataagaacTGTCTCGTACCTGTAAGAGTCACAGCTGGCAGCAAAGGTTTATCAAAAGACTTTTCCATAATTTGCCTACCTACAGAAGAAGACTTGGCAAAATATAAAGAGGATAAAAAGTGGTGCGGCCCTGTGGAATCTTTCAAAGTTGATCCCAATGAAGAAAAACGTAAAACTTTGAGAAAAGAACACATTGCTTCATTGAAGAGAttaagaaaacaaagagttcgcgccaaaaagaaaatagaaaatgaagGCTGTAATATGCCTATCGAAAATACTGAAGAAGTTAAACACTTTAATAAATTGAGAGACCTGGTAAAAAAGAAACTTGGTGACAGTAACAAAACTCTTATTGATAATCAAGCCCAAATGATGTCAAGCCTGTACTTACCCAAATGTACTGGTGTAAGGCATTCCTGTGATAGAGAAGTGATTGGATATGTCACTCAAGGTGGATTTTCCCTTTCTGAAGCTAAGGGAGTTGGTTTGGGATAtatagttttgttaccagCTATTAActtgataaaagaaaaaacgaatATGGTCCTTACTAGAAACCCTACAACTCGAAAGTATAGAATATGCAAAATAGAGATATTGTATTAA